In one Methanomicrobia archaeon genomic region, the following are encoded:
- the gatA gene encoding Asp-tRNA(Asn)/Glu-tRNA(Gln) amidotransferase subunit GatA produces MTTATEVVEGIKSGDLSCEEILAKLYERIAQSDLNCYITLNKENALKTAREVDKRREEEELQRKKLLGVPIAIKDSISTKGLQTTCASKILTGYVPPYDATVIEALKREGAILIGKTNMDEFCMGTSTETSYYGPTKNPHDLTRVPGGSSGGSAAAIAAEEAVIALGSDTGGSIRCPASFCGIVGLKTTYGFVSRYGLIAYANSLEQIGPMAITVQDTALLLEVISTKDERDSTQVKLKNNAPTNYCCSWLNGTKNVSDELKGLRIGVPRDFLEGCSPDVEKSVWDAVHRFEELGATYEEIRMANLKYALASYYIIAMSEASSNLARFDGLRYGLREGKDEDWHTTFSKIRGEGFGEEVKRRIILGTYALSAGYYGKYYLKALKVRTLIKREFEDALKTHDILAMPTMPFVAFKLGERIKDPLSLYLADVNTVSVNLAGVPSLSIPCGVSNNMPIGLQLVGKHFEEDTILKAAFGYEESGF; encoded by the coding sequence ATGACAACAGCAACCGAAGTCGTAGAGGGGATAAAAAGCGGGGATCTATCCTGTGAGGAAATACTCGCGAAACTCTACGAACGAATAGCGCAAAGTGACTTGAATTGCTATATAACGTTAAACAAAGAGAACGCACTTAAAACCGCACGCGAGGTGGATAAACGACGAGAAGAAGAGGAATTGCAACGTAAAAAGTTGCTCGGCGTGCCCATTGCTATCAAGGACAGCATTTCCACGAAGGGTCTCCAAACCACGTGCGCATCAAAGATTCTCACGGGCTACGTGCCTCCGTACGATGCGACGGTCATTGAGGCACTGAAGCGGGAAGGCGCGATACTCATCGGGAAGACGAACATGGACGAGTTCTGCATGGGCACGTCGACGGAGACGAGTTATTATGGGCCGACGAAGAACCCGCACGATCTCACACGAGTACCTGGCGGCTCGTCGGGCGGTAGTGCTGCGGCAATAGCAGCAGAAGAGGCCGTTATCGCGCTCGGCTCGGATACTGGGGGCTCCATCAGGTGTCCTGCATCATTCTGCGGTATCGTCGGTCTGAAAACCACGTACGGGTTCGTCTCGCGGTACGGACTCATTGCGTACGCGAATTCGCTGGAGCAGATCGGGCCGATGGCAATAACCGTACAAGATACCGCGCTGCTCTTGGAAGTAATCTCGACGAAGGATGAACGGGACAGTACACAGGTGAAGCTCAAGAACAACGCACCGACGAACTACTGCTGCTCGTGGTTAAACGGGACGAAAAATGTCAGTGACGAGCTAAAAGGCTTAAGGATCGGCGTGCCGAGGGATTTTCTCGAAGGCTGCTCGCCGGACGTTGAGAAGTCCGTATGGGACGCAGTCCACAGATTCGAGGAGTTAGGTGCGACCTACGAGGAGATACGGATGGCGAACCTGAAATACGCGCTTGCTTCCTATTACATCATTGCGATGTCCGAGGCGTCATCCAATCTCGCGCGGTTTGACGGGCTCCGATACGGACTGCGAGAAGGCAAGGACGAGGACTGGCATACAACGTTCTCGAAGATACGGGGCGAAGGCTTTGGCGAGGAAGTGAAACGGCGGATCATCCTCGGCACGTACGCGCTCTCCGCAGGCTATTACGGTAAGTATTACCTGAAAGCGCTCAAAGTAAGGACGCTGATCAAACGCGAATTCGAGGATGCGTTGAAGACACACGACATCTTAGCGATGCCGACGATGCCGTTTGTTGCCTTCAAGCTCGGCGAGCGGATAAAAGACCCGCTGTCGTTGTATCTCGCGGATGTCAATACCGTTTCGGTTAATCTGGCAGGTGTGCCGTCGCTATCGATTCCATGCGGTGTTTCAAACAACATGCCTATCGGGCTGCAGTTGGTGGGAAAGCATTTTGAAGAGGACACTATATTGAAGGCCGCGTTTGGGTATGAGGAGAGCGGTTTTTGA